In one Pempheris klunzingeri isolate RE-2024b chromosome 8, fPemKlu1.hap1, whole genome shotgun sequence genomic region, the following are encoded:
- the gpatch3 gene encoding G patch domain-containing protein 3: MAASEDVGPVYLAVSNIPVAFRSADLRNYFSQFIESGGFHCFHYRHRPELLREPEGPDNTACGDGEEGSSRPAETDPETKSSPVEKQMVKKQTVKSCCCVVSVHARDADRFVRMYKGNHWINSKGTWLAGRCVIKRVKVSHDTGEGSFPYKTKYEQRHRVSPTECFTEADLRSLSELNPPALMQNGNVGTPVKVFLQLIQSCRLPPRLIRKLGLIFPKTGSNRRYGNVPFQYWDTITFPATEETVLTAAGHEVSGPGTLANSTSGQRQLADHTETTETDEAQKEEEEEDAQSNADDDDDCCEEWERHEALHDDVTSQERSKERLYEEEIELKWEKGGSGLVFYTDAQYWQEEEGDFDEQTADDWDVDMSVYYDKDGGDMDARDYVRMRYENRLREGLEDRSGHCQSIGSFERFTKGFGRRLMEKQGWKDGEGLGHSQVGMPEALESEGQHPNCKRGFGYHGEKLLLHSVKKARTDFHITTVYDKPKNIDGGDTLLRRQPNTSMKYRGWQPGGSIGPQR; this comes from the exons ATGGCGGCCTCCGAAGATGTCGGTCCTGTGTATTTAGCTGTTAGCAACATCCCTGTAGCCTTCCGCTCGGCCGACCTGAGAAACTATTTTAGCCAGTTCATAGAAAGCGGCGGGTTCCATTGTTTTCACTACCGACATCGACCGGAGCTTCTCAGGGAGCCCGAGGGGCCCGACAACACCGCCTGTGGTGACGGTGAAGAGGGCTCCTCCAGACCCGCGGAGACGGACCCAGAAACTAAAAGCAGCCCGGTGGAGAAGCAGATGGTGAAGAAGCAGACTGTGAAGTCGTGCTGCTGCGTCGTCTCCGTTCATGCCAGAGACGCGGACAGATTCGTCCGGATGTATAAGGGGAACCACTGGATTAACTCCAAGGGCACCTGGCTGGCCGGACGATGCGTTATCAAAAGAGTGAAAGTGTCCCATGACACAG GTGAAGGGTCGTTCCCCTATAAAACAAAGTACGAGCAGCGGCACCGGGTGTCCCCTACAGAGTGTTTCACTGAGGCTGACCTCAGAAGCTTATCCGAGCTGAATCCACCTGCTCTGATGCAGAATGGGAATGTGGGCACACCGGTGAAAGTGTTTCTACAGCTCATCCAGTCCTGCCGACTGCCTCCGCGCCTCATTCGGAAGTTGGGCCTTATTTTCCCGAAGACCGGCTCCAACCGCCGTTACGGCAACGTACCTTTCCAGTACTGGGACACTATAACATTTCCAGCCACAGAGGAGACTGTGCTAACAGCTGCTGGACATGAAGTATCAGGTCCAGGCACCTTGGCTAATTCAACCTCAGGACAGCGGCAGCTAGCTGaccacacagaaacaacagagacTGATGAGgcacagaaagaagaagaggaggaggacgcaCAGTCAAACGCAGATGAT GACGATGACTGCTGTGAGGAGTGGGAGCGCCATGAGGCTTTGCATGATGATGTAACGAGCCAGGAGCGAAGCAAAGAGAGGCTGTATGAAGAGGAGATTGAGTTGAAATGGGAGAAGGGCGGCTCAGGCCTCGTGTTCTACACTGACGCCCAGTActggcaggaggaggaaggag attttgatGAACAAACAGCAGACGACTGGGATGTTGACATGAGTGTTTACTATGATAAAG ATGGAGGTGACATGGATGCCCGTGACTATGTCCGAATGCGGTATGAAAACAGGCTGAGGGAGGGTCTTGAAGATAGATCTGGACACTGTCAGTCTATTGGAAGCTTTGAGAGGTTCACTAAG ggCTTTGGCCGTCGTTTGATGGAAAAGCAGGGCTGGAAGGATGGTGAAGGGTTGGGTCACAGTCAGGTTGGGATGCCCGAAGCCCTTGAGAGTGAAGGCCAACATCCTAATTGCAAAAGAGGCTTTGG GTATCATGGGGAGAAATTGCTCTTGCATTCTGTAAAGAAGGCCAGAACAGATTTCCATATAACTACCGTGTATGACAAACCCAAAAACATTGACGGAGGAGACACCTTGCTGAGACGTCAACCTAACACTAGTATGAAGTACAGAGGCTGGCAGCCAGGTGGCAGCATCGGACCACAAAGATGa
- the kdf1a gene encoding keratinocyte differentiation factor 1, which produces MPGHSMGAPQASRHHKHHSSSSRAEKYRHTRTISRESTTSQDCYKDPHGEHPHEHHTDNSRYSENKYGRSRGHPRNGTARGSETIGFIPGSADSTPASRHACGSCASMGWSGCKALICCVLTCGFYGSREPCLPVNESSTDHPPKAGSEPHPPNGMAVTNPTCGIPLESRKSPKASKLPTSDSFRYPDVRIAGQTVRYPAPAPKRTRTPGKGESQRPVSNTSLLSREDYDLDDLSDTGTDIDSLITKKLLELYALHQIDQLAKCTSDSSFSRKTNEISELIYSIAQDYNLEEQEAECKLVHGVIRISTRKGKRNKSHQSTGQRPNGRSDGTLPDSGNETMTNTFMSSDFPEVKVSEQTPSDELARKMRHYSGKTYSSSTATAYSPYHRDTETDSSGAPLLL; this is translated from the exons ATGCCTGGCCACAGCATGGGGGCACCCCAGGCGTCCCGCcaccacaaacaccacagctccagctccagagcAGAAAAGTACCGCCACACTCGGACTATATCAAGGGAGAGTACGACCAGTCAAGACTGCTACAAGGATCCTCATGGGGAGCATCCCCACGAGCACCACACTGACAACTCCCGGTATTCAGAGAACAAGTATGGTCGAAGCAGAGGCCACCCACGGAACGGCACTGCACGGGGCTCGGAGACTATAGGATTTATTCCTGGGTCTGCAGACAGCACCCCTGCCAGCAGGCATGCCTGTGGGTCCTGCGCCTCCATGGGCTGGAGCGGCTGTAAGGCTCTTATCTGCTGTGTACTGACCTGTGGATTTTATGGCAGCCGGGAGCCCTGCCTGCCTGTTAATGAGAGCTCCACAGACCATCCCCCCAAAGCAGGTAGTGAGCCTCACCCTCCTAATGGCATGGCAGTGACCAACCCCACTTGCGGCATCCCTTTGGAGTCCAGAAAGTCCCCCAAAGCCTCCAAGTTGCCCACGAGTGATAGCTTCCGCTACCCGGATGTGCGCATCGCAGGTCAGACAGTTAGGTATCCGGCTCCTGCACCCAAACGGACCCGTACGCCTGGCAAGGGGGAAAGCCAGCGGCCTGTCAGCAACACCAGCCTGTTATCCCGTGAGGACTATGACTTGGACGACCTGAGCGACACGGGCACAGACATTGACTCTCTCATCACCAAGAAGCTGCTGGAGCTTTACGCCCTGCACCAGATCGACCAGCTGGCCAAGTGCACCTCTGACTCCTCTTTCTCCCGCAAGACCAACGAGATCAGCGAGCTCATCTACAGCATCGCCCAGGACTACaacctggaggagcaggaggccgaGTGCAAGCTGGTGCACGGAGTCATCCGCATCAGCACGCGAAAGGGCAAGAGAAACAAGAGCCACCAGTCGACAGGGCAGCGTCCTAATGGGAGAAGTGACGGGACTCTCCCTGACAGCGGCAACGAGACCATGACCAACACTTTCATGAGCAGTGACT TTCCAGAGGTGAAAGTGTCAGAGCAGACGCCGTCAGATGAGCTGGCGAGGAAAATGAGACACTACAGCGGGAAAA CGTACTCCTCCAGCACCGCCACAGCCTACTCGCCCTACCATCGTGACACCGAGACAGACTCCTCAGGCgctcctctgcttctctga
- the gpn2 gene encoding GPN-loop GTPase 2 yields MSRQTGGTPPLRFGQVVIGPPGSGKTTYCQGMQQFLSHLGRKVVVVNMDPANEGLPYSCGVDISELVTLDDVMEGLKLGPNGGLLYCMEYVEANLDWLEKKLKQHKDCYFLFDCPGQVELYTHQSSVKNIFSQLAKWNFRLTAVHLVDSHYCADPAKFISVLCTSLSTMLHVELPHVNVLSKMDLIEQYGKLAFNLDFYTEVMDLTYLLDHLAADPFFKKFHLLNEKLAEVIQDYSLVSFVPLNVQDKESMIQVLRAVDKANGYCFGDLEERNLQAMMSSAVGADFQFDSTLGVQERYVETSGKTVKEEMMDL; encoded by the exons ATGTCCAGGCagacaggaggaactccccCTCTACGCTTCGGCCAGGTGGTCATCGGACCCCCAGGCTCAGGAAAAACCACTTACTGTCAAGGGATGCAGCAATTCCTCAGCCACCTGGGACGCAAGGTGGTTGTGGTGAACATGGACCCTGCCAATGAAGGACTGCCATATTCCTGTGGGGTGGATATCTCAGAACTGGTCACTCTGGACGATGTCATGGAGGGTTTGAAGCTTGGACCCAACGGTGGGCTCCTGTACTGTATGGAGTATGTTGAAGCCAACCTGGACTGGTTAGAGAAGAAGCTGAAACAGCACAAAGACTGTTACTTCTTGTTTGACTGTCCTGGACAAGTGGAGCTCTACACCCACCAGAGTTCAGTGAAGAATATATTCTCACAGCTGGCCAAGTGGAACTTCAGG CTGACAGCTGTGCACCTTGTGGACTCCCATTACTGCGCTGACCCCGCCAAGTTCATCTCCGTGCTGTGTACCTCCCTGTCCACCATGCTGCACGTCGAGCTTCCCCACGTCAACGTCCTCTCCAAGATGGATTTGATCGAGCAGTACGGTAAACTGG CCTTCAACCTCGACTTCTACACAGAAGTTATGGACCTGACCTATCTTCTCGATCACCTGGCTGCAGACCCCTTCTTTAAAAAATTCCACCTTCTAAATGAAAAGTTGGCCGAGGTCATACAAGATTACAGCCTCGTCTCCTTCGTCCCTCTCAATGTACAG GACAAAGAGAGCATGATTCAGGTCTTACGAGCAGTGGACAAAGCCAATGGTTACTGCTTTGGagacctggaggagaggaatcTGCAGGCCATGATGTCATCTGCTGTGGGGGCAGACTTCCAGTTTGACTC TACCCTCGGAGTGCAAGAGCGATATGTTGAAACCAGTGGAAAGACTGTGAAGGAGGAAATGATGGACCTGTAA
- the nr0b2a gene encoding nuclear receptor subfamily 0 group B member 2a, whose translation MDNGCHCSANSNRLSNPILFNILSQMDNSKPSQNSCNYNSMAHRCNCELRRTVCLKRSSEVCKEASAVLVKTVHFMKNLPAFKQMPPNDQFLLIKSCWAPLFILGLAQEHVDFEVTDTPADSMLKKILLNRQEGPELEREQPTMAGVSKLKSCLKKFWSLDLSPKEYAYLKGTTIFNPDVPYLKAALFVEGLQQEAQQALSEVVQLLHPGDRERFARILLTASMLQSITPGLISELFFRPVIGQADLLELLVDMLFCR comes from the exons ATGGATAACGGGTGCCATTGTTCGGCCAACAGCAACAGGCTCTCAAATCCTATCCTCTTCAACATCCTGAGCCAAATGGACAACAGCAAACCAagccaaaacagctgcaacTACAATTCAATGGCTCATAGATGTAACTGTGAGCTGCGACGGACAGTGTGCTTGAAAAGGTCGTCTGAGGTTTGCAAAGAAGCTTCAGCGGTTCTGGTTAAAACGGTCCACTTCATGAAGAACTTGCCTGCTTTTAAGCAGATGCCACCGAACGACCAGTTCTTACTCATTAAAAGCTGCTGGGCGCCGCTCTTCATTTTGGGTCTGGCCCAGGAGCATGTGGACTTTGAGGTGACGGACACTCCTGCTGACAGCATGCTGAAAAAGATTCTCCTGAACCGTCAGGAGGGCCCTGAGCTGGAGAGGGAGCAGCCCACCATGGCCGGGGTCAGCAAACTCAAGTCCTGCCTGAAAAAGTTTTGGAGTTTGGATTTGAGTCCAAAGGAATATGCATACCTCAAAGGGACCACAATATTTAATCCAG ATGTCCCATATTTAAAGGCAGCTCTGTTTGTCGAAGGCTTGCAACAAGAAGCTCAGCAGGCCCTCAGCGAGGTGGTCCAGCTCCTTCACCCAGGCGACCGGGAGCGCTTTGCTCGAATCCTCCTCACAGCCTCCATGCTGCAGAGCATCACGCCGGGCCTCATCTCTGAACTCTTCTTCCGGCCCGTGATAGGCCAGGCTGATCTGCTGGAGCTGTTGGTTGACATGCTGTTCTGCAGATAG